A genomic region of Mesorhizobium sp. NZP2077 contains the following coding sequences:
- a CDS encoding GumC family protein: protein MVDRENREDWRRERSLLALGQAMRGEDDASLVSIGDRADSAWREDAATRHRLARSRREARANPTPSAAAGTERFQSDEQPGAAAQDNAWRSQDDTGTSDLPPATPYAGSAAEEPSGSARSHEASGPRYEGEANASFGDRRDDQQWKPLIDPMQVVRGIARSKLLIITTTLIGAGLGIAIALSTPKKYEATAELIVDPRDLKLTDRDLTQNVVASDATLAIVENQVRVLTSGTVLNKVVDKLNLSNDPEFNGQGAGGLGIRSLIRSILPHQDGPSGADEVRRRALAVGNLAESLSVERGGKTFVITVSAITQNGEKSALIANTMTDVFLQTFGQIQSDTAGRATDELTARLDELRKGVEVAERKVEEFRASHDLVDAQGHLISDDEMLKLNEQLSVARARTLELNARAASARSIDVNSVLSGTLPEEINSNTMSDLRSQYATLKQEADRAAIRLGPRHPELQALNAQIAGARDRIAGELRRIASSLQVDLKRAVQLEQDLSSRLAQLKVRSGDVNNDLVSMRELEREASAKRSVYEQYLLRAKETGEQKDINTANMNVISKAFAPLEAKGPSRALMALAGLLLGFASGVGLGAMRGAYESLRETANSRSRRERKAPPEEQAFRAAPPPAPPMPAAPVPPAPPPPPPASPPPASPPPVAQAEAAPAEGPGRIAALMAKLRNAVSRKPSTEADDDSEFPAFGGNTRPADAATPSGVPNPDSAFMPRPSDYARPSFPPGFDATYSQPMGPPSRSPLMPPPIYPAPPPYPPAQQAGYPQMQPWQPQPPAGSPYTQAMSPYAGHVPYPQPAPPQPSAYPAQPPAEPSPVDESAEQAPIEEIRASLREFREAVRELTESRTRRRYF from the coding sequence ATGGTCGACAGGGAGAACCGTGAAGACTGGAGGCGCGAGCGTTCCTTGCTGGCACTCGGCCAGGCCATGCGCGGTGAGGATGACGCGTCCCTGGTCTCGATAGGGGACCGGGCAGATTCGGCCTGGCGCGAGGATGCCGCCACGCGCCATCGCCTTGCCCGTTCACGGCGTGAGGCGCGGGCGAACCCAACGCCTTCCGCTGCCGCCGGAACGGAGCGGTTCCAGTCGGATGAGCAACCGGGAGCGGCTGCGCAGGACAACGCCTGGCGCTCGCAGGACGACACGGGCACCAGCGATCTGCCGCCGGCCACGCCGTACGCAGGGTCGGCCGCTGAAGAACCGTCCGGCAGCGCTCGGTCTCACGAGGCCTCCGGACCCCGCTATGAGGGCGAAGCAAATGCATCCTTTGGCGATCGCAGGGATGATCAGCAGTGGAAGCCGCTGATCGATCCGATGCAGGTGGTGCGCGGCATTGCCAGGTCGAAGCTGCTGATCATCACGACCACCTTGATCGGCGCCGGGCTCGGCATCGCCATCGCGCTGTCGACGCCGAAGAAATATGAAGCCACCGCCGAACTGATCGTCGATCCGCGCGACCTCAAGCTAACCGACCGCGACCTCACCCAGAATGTCGTCGCTTCCGACGCCACACTCGCCATCGTCGAAAACCAGGTCCGGGTGCTGACCTCGGGCACAGTTTTGAACAAGGTCGTCGACAAGCTCAACCTGAGCAATGATCCTGAGTTCAATGGTCAGGGCGCCGGCGGCCTTGGCATCAGGTCCCTCATTCGCTCAATTCTTCCGCACCAGGATGGCCCAAGCGGTGCCGACGAGGTTCGCCGCCGCGCGCTTGCCGTCGGCAACCTGGCCGAAAGCCTCTCGGTCGAGCGCGGCGGCAAGACCTTCGTCATCACCGTCAGTGCGATCACGCAGAATGGCGAGAAATCGGCCCTGATCGCCAACACGATGACGGACGTGTTCCTGCAGACTTTCGGTCAGATCCAGTCCGACACCGCCGGCCGCGCGACCGACGAACTGACGGCGAGGCTCGATGAGCTGCGCAAAGGCGTCGAGGTGGCAGAGCGCAAGGTCGAGGAGTTTAGGGCCTCGCATGATCTGGTCGATGCACAGGGCCATCTGATAAGCGACGACGAGATGCTGAAGCTCAACGAGCAGCTCTCGGTCGCCCGCGCCCGCACGCTGGAGCTCAATGCAAGGGCGGCATCGGCGCGCTCGATCGACGTCAATTCGGTTCTCTCCGGCACCTTGCCGGAAGAGATCAACTCCAACACGATGAGCGATCTGCGCTCGCAATATGCGACGCTCAAGCAGGAGGCGGACCGTGCCGCGATCCGGCTTGGCCCGCGCCATCCTGAACTCCAGGCGCTCAACGCACAGATCGCCGGCGCGCGCGACCGCATCGCTGGTGAATTGCGCCGCATCGCCTCCTCGCTGCAGGTCGACCTGAAACGCGCCGTCCAGCTCGAGCAGGATCTCTCCTCCCGCCTTGCCCAGCTCAAGGTCCGCAGCGGTGACGTCAACAACGATCTGGTGTCGATGCGCGAACTGGAGCGTGAGGCCTCTGCCAAGCGCTCCGTCTACGAACAATATCTGCTGCGTGCCAAGGAGACTGGCGAGCAGAAAGACATCAACACCGCCAATATGAACGTGATCTCCAAGGCTTTTGCGCCGCTCGAGGCGAAGGGGCCGTCGCGCGCCTTGATGGCACTTGCCGGCCTGCTGCTCGGCTTTGCCTCTGGTGTCGGCCTCGGCGCCATGCGTGGGGCCTATGAGAGCCTGCGCGAGACCGCGAACTCGCGATCGCGCCGCGAGCGCAAAGCGCCCCCTGAGGAGCAGGCATTCCGGGCAGCACCGCCGCCCGCGCCACCAATGCCGGCAGCGCCGGTGCCCCCGGCGCCTCCACCTCCGCCACCTGCATCGCCGCCGCCAGCATCACCACCGCCCGTGGCACAGGCCGAAGCCGCTCCCGCCGAAGGGCCCGGGCGTATCGCCGCGCTCATGGCGAAGCTGCGCAATGCCGTATCCCGCAAGCCGTCCACAGAGGCGGATGACGACAGCGAGTTTCCCGCCTTTGGTGGAAACACGCGGCCGGCGGATGCTGCCACGCCCTCCGGCGTCCCGAACCCGGATTCCGCCTTCATGCCTCGGCCGTCGGACTATGCGCGGCCGTCTTTCCCGCCAGGCTTCGATGCCACTTATTCCCAGCCGATGGGGCCGCCGTCGCGGTCGCCCCTGATGCCGCCGCCAATCTATCCGGCGCCGCCGCCCTATCCCCCTGCACAACAGGCGGGCTATCCGCAGATGCAGCCTTGGCAACCACAGCCGCCGGCGGGTTCCCCCTATACGCAGGCCATGTCGCCCTATGCCGGGCATGTGCCATATCCGCAGCCCGCTCCGCCGCAACCGTCGGCCTATCCAGCCCAGCCGCCGGCTGAGCCTTCGCCGGTCGATGAAAGCGCCGAACAGGCGCCGATCGAGGAAATTCGCGCCAGCCTGCGCGAATTCCGCGAGGCTGTTCGCGAACTCACCGAGAGCCGCACCCGCCGCCGCTACTTCTGA
- a CDS encoding helix-turn-helix transcriptional regulator gives MVSTRARVIRARPKPETECSPHSADQHVGRQIATVRVQSDVSQAELARSIGISFQQLQKYENARNRVSASMLYEISMSLDVPVSRFFEGLPGNETGRRAAPLPVDVRIEYIASAEGRHLIEGLMQLPPRVRGRLAGVIAALADLDANRDTKATDEPIPDDRKTG, from the coding sequence GTGGTATCAACACGCGCCCGCGTCATCCGAGCAAGGCCAAAGCCCGAAACCGAGTGTAGTCCGCATTCCGCAGATCAGCACGTCGGCAGGCAGATCGCGACGGTTCGTGTCCAGTCGGACGTATCGCAAGCCGAGCTTGCCCGATCCATCGGCATCAGCTTCCAACAGCTTCAGAAATACGAGAACGCGAGGAATCGCGTGAGCGCGTCCATGCTCTACGAGATCAGCATGTCGCTTGACGTTCCTGTCAGCCGCTTCTTCGAAGGCCTACCTGGCAATGAGACCGGCCGTAGGGCTGCGCCTCTGCCGGTCGACGTGCGCATCGAGTATATTGCCAGCGCGGAAGGCCGGCATCTGATCGAGGGGCTGATGCAGCTTCCTCCACGGGTGCGGGGTCGCCTTGCAGGAGTAATCGCCGCATTGGCGGACCTCGACGCGAATAGGGACACCAAGGCGACCGACGAACCAATCCCTGATGACCGCAAGACCGGCTGA
- a CDS encoding VWA domain-containing protein codes for MAVFARGVAAAIFLFFMTTFGFAANKVIIILDASGSMWAQIDGKPKLEIARESLRTVLQSVPADDEIGFMAYGHREKGSCEDIQLIVPPQAGSASAITDAADSLKFLGKTPLTAAVKQAAEALKYTEDKATVVLITDGLETCGGDPCALGKELEASGVDFTADVVGFGLTADEGKQIACLADNTGGKYIQASDEKALQEALVETVAAPAPAPAPAPAPEPAPAPAPAPKAAEVDYNLIPQAFLKEGGEAPKTDVYYEVFKDDAKGVGGDNVNYGYNAIKFHIPAGNYIVVATSGAAKAEQKVSLTADKTTEVALNLNAAEISIHARPAPGADVDRNAQIIIAYPGGTSDSNYGEVKYVVPAGETKITVKLGAGEASETMQLAAGQVVDKDIIVGVGKAKANAFYTQGGEKAETDVGWKVYKAAKKLDGTRDQVTYAYGPDSQFDLPPGDYVMGVDVQAVSTEQPFSVTVGQMTDVNVILNAGVLAVDAPGADGFKIFEAKKNLQGERKQITYAYGEKMQTTLAAGDYALVTTFTTDKAEKETPFTVKAGERTELKVQ; via the coding sequence ATGGCGGTATTTGCGCGGGGCGTCGCTGCGGCGATCTTCCTGTTTTTCATGACGACGTTCGGCTTTGCCGCAAACAAGGTCATCATCATTCTCGACGCTTCCGGCTCGATGTGGGCGCAGATCGACGGCAAGCCCAAGCTCGAAATCGCCCGGGAGTCGCTGAGGACCGTGCTTCAATCGGTTCCCGCCGACGACGAGATCGGCTTCATGGCCTATGGCCATCGCGAAAAGGGCAGCTGCGAGGACATCCAGCTGATCGTGCCGCCCCAGGCGGGCTCGGCAAGCGCCATCACGGATGCTGCCGACAGTCTGAAATTCCTCGGCAAGACGCCGCTGACGGCGGCCGTCAAGCAGGCGGCCGAAGCGCTGAAATACACCGAGGACAAGGCGACCGTCGTTCTAATCACCGACGGGCTCGAAACCTGCGGCGGCGACCCCTGTGCGCTTGGCAAGGAACTCGAGGCGTCCGGCGTCGACTTCACCGCCGACGTCGTCGGCTTCGGCCTGACCGCTGACGAAGGCAAGCAGATCGCTTGCCTTGCCGACAACACCGGCGGCAAGTACATCCAGGCCTCCGACGAGAAGGCGCTGCAGGAAGCGCTGGTCGAGACCGTCGCAGCGCCCGCACCAGCCCCGGCTCCCGCGCCAGCCCCCGAACCGGCGCCTGCTCCTGCGCCCGCCCCGAAAGCAGCCGAGGTTGACTACAATCTCATCCCGCAAGCGTTCCTCAAAGAGGGCGGCGAGGCGCCGAAGACAGACGTCTACTATGAAGTCTTCAAGGACGATGCCAAGGGTGTCGGTGGAGACAATGTCAACTACGGTTACAACGCCATCAAGTTCCACATTCCGGCTGGCAACTACATTGTCGTAGCCACAAGCGGCGCCGCCAAGGCCGAGCAGAAGGTCTCACTGACGGCCGACAAGACGACGGAGGTGGCGCTCAACCTGAATGCCGCGGAGATTTCCATCCACGCCCGGCCGGCGCCCGGCGCCGATGTCGACCGCAATGCGCAGATCATCATCGCCTATCCCGGCGGCACGTCCGACAGCAACTATGGCGAGGTCAAGTACGTCGTCCCGGCCGGCGAGACCAAGATCACCGTGAAGCTGGGAGCCGGCGAGGCGAGCGAGACCATGCAGCTTGCCGCCGGCCAGGTCGTCGACAAGGACATCATCGTTGGCGTCGGCAAGGCCAAGGCCAACGCCTTCTACACCCAGGGCGGCGAGAAGGCCGAGACCGATGTGGGTTGGAAGGTCTACAAGGCGGCCAAGAAGCTCGATGGCACGCGCGATCAGGTGACCTACGCCTACGGCCCCGACAGCCAGTTCGATCTGCCTCCGGGCGATTATGTGATGGGCGTCGATGTCCAGGCCGTGTCCACCGAACAGCCTTTCAGTGTGACGGTCGGGCAGATGACCGATGTCAACGTGATACTGAACGCGGGCGTCCTGGCGGTCGACGCGCCAGGCGCGGACGGCTTCAAGATCTTTGAGGCCAAGAAGAACCTCCAGGGCGAGCGCAAGCAGATCACCTACGCCTATGGCGAAAAGATGCAGACGACGCTGGCGGCCGGCGACTATGCGCTGGTGACCACCTTCACCACCGACAAGGCCGAGAAGGAGACGCCGTTCACGGTCAAGGCCGGCGAGCGGACCGAGCTTAAAGTACAGTAG
- a CDS encoding DUF6492 family protein: MNKRFVPDTLAGPGLLPKMPTAAVVTASYAPDFERCRLLCETLDRHVSGAAHHYILVEHRDVALFRQLETDRRTVVDERDLLPRWLRAFDDPLSLFRRRVWLSLRTQPLRGWHVQQLRRIAISAHAREDVLIFCDSDVAFLKPFDCTSFWRDGRARLFRRDGVLADEGHDEHRIWSLNAGSALGIDPSRTSVHDYISTLIAWRRDTVLAMCGQIEKVHGRDWVEVVGSARKFSECMIYGRYVDNLLDGAGHFHGSEEFCRVHWTGEALSDAEFRRFVAEMAPEQAAIGMQSFIGTDIGRIRRLIGLD; the protein is encoded by the coding sequence TTGAACAAGCGGTTCGTTCCAGACACTCTTGCCGGCCCGGGCCTGTTGCCGAAGATGCCGACGGCGGCGGTGGTGACGGCGAGCTATGCGCCGGATTTCGAGCGTTGCCGCCTGCTGTGCGAAACCCTTGACCGGCATGTGTCCGGCGCCGCACATCACTACATCCTGGTCGAACACCGCGACGTCGCGCTTTTCCGCCAGTTGGAGACAGACCGGCGCACTGTTGTCGACGAGCGTGACCTGCTGCCGCGCTGGCTGCGTGCTTTCGACGACCCGCTCAGCCTGTTTCGCCGGCGTGTCTGGCTCAGCCTGAGGACGCAGCCGCTGCGCGGCTGGCACGTGCAGCAACTGCGCCGCATCGCCATATCAGCCCATGCCAGGGAAGACGTATTGATCTTCTGCGATTCCGACGTCGCTTTCCTCAAGCCCTTCGACTGCACCTCCTTCTGGCGCGACGGCAGGGCGCGCCTGTTTCGCCGCGACGGCGTGCTTGCGGATGAGGGTCACGACGAGCATCGCATCTGGTCGCTCAATGCGGGTTCGGCACTCGGCATCGACCCGTCCCGGACGTCGGTCCACGATTATATATCGACGCTGATCGCCTGGCGCCGCGACACGGTGCTTGCCATGTGCGGACAGATCGAGAAGGTCCATGGCCGCGACTGGGTCGAGGTTGTCGGTTCGGCGCGCAAATTCTCCGAATGCATGATCTATGGCCGCTATGTCGACAATCTTCTCGACGGAGCCGGGCACTTCCACGGTTCGGAAGAATTCTGCCGTGTCCACTGGACGGGCGAGGCGTTGTCGGACGCCGAGTTCCGCCGCTTCGTTGCCGAAATGGCGCCGGAGCAGGCGGCGATCGGCATGCAATCCTTCATCGGCACCGATATCGGCCGCATCCGACGTTTGATTGGATTGGATTAA
- a CDS encoding lipopolysaccharide biosynthesis protein, whose amino-acid sequence MTEARGIPQRRTFARIGTFVAERRGLVRDYFSAISGAGGRLVFSLAYFIALANTLSISEFGMFATASAAGVMLSRILAFGFISALYRTATIRPNLIGTFTAGFLLLGIVSLPLLAAASFGVYLIFFAGTVPLSVFSAIVFAEALLWRPVEVALIVNNGLGKFGRAAVLAILATALRALGAVLFMLWAQHSIWIWSWFYIGANAASLVLAFGWFYPRQRLRLRIELYLRRLADSLYVAGAEILFYLQSEFDKLLVLAIGGPHLAGIYAIIMRLVDLTAIPIRTFSMMLVQRMMRAPDLLSRLTVKSGIEGGVFLVSTLALLALGIVLHFFPNALGRNVSEAAPLVALAICVPGLRNLVEYQAELLFARGQTAVRALNLGLLAALKALLLIYVLTTISDTSKLVLSLNIVFLLLYLASMLLTYSAMRKPAKAI is encoded by the coding sequence ATGACCGAGGCTCGCGGGATACCGCAAAGGCGGACTTTTGCCCGGATCGGCACTTTCGTGGCCGAACGACGGGGGCTGGTGCGCGACTATTTTTCGGCGATCAGCGGCGCCGGCGGGCGACTGGTGTTTTCGCTGGCCTATTTCATCGCGCTCGCCAACACGCTGTCCATCTCCGAATTCGGCATGTTCGCCACCGCGTCGGCGGCCGGCGTGATGCTGTCGCGGATCCTGGCCTTCGGTTTCATCTCGGCGCTCTATCGCACCGCCACCATCCGCCCCAATCTGATCGGTACCTTCACCGCCGGCTTCCTGCTGCTCGGCATCGTCTCGCTGCCGTTGCTGGCCGCGGCCTCGTTCGGCGTCTACCTGATCTTCTTCGCCGGCACGGTGCCGCTGTCGGTGTTTTCGGCGATCGTCTTTGCCGAAGCGCTGTTGTGGCGGCCGGTGGAGGTGGCTCTGATCGTCAACAACGGGCTGGGCAAGTTCGGCCGTGCCGCCGTCCTGGCGATCCTGGCGACGGCGCTGCGGGCGCTTGGCGCGGTGCTATTCATGCTCTGGGCCCAGCACAGCATCTGGATCTGGTCATGGTTCTATATCGGCGCCAATGCCGCCTCGCTGGTCCTGGCTTTCGGCTGGTTCTATCCGCGCCAAAGACTGCGACTGCGCATCGAGCTTTACCTCAGGCGACTGGCGGATTCCCTCTACGTGGCCGGCGCCGAAATTCTGTTCTACCTGCAATCGGAATTCGACAAGCTGCTGGTGCTGGCGATCGGCGGGCCGCATCTGGCCGGCATCTATGCCATCATCATGCGGCTGGTCGACCTGACCGCGATCCCGATCCGCACCTTCTCGATGATGCTGGTGCAACGCATGATGCGCGCGCCGGACCTGTTGTCGCGGCTGACGGTCAAGAGCGGCATTGAGGGCGGCGTCTTCCTGGTTTCGACGCTGGCGCTGCTGGCGCTTGGCATCGTGCTGCATTTCTTCCCCAACGCGCTCGGCAGGAATGTCTCCGAAGCAGCACCCCTGGTGGCGCTGGCGATCTGCGTTCCGGGGTTGCGCAATCTGGTCGAATACCAGGCCGAGCTTCTTTTCGCGCGCGGCCAGACGGCGGTGCGGGCGCTCAATCTCGGCCTGCTCGCCGCATTGAAGGCGCTGCTGCTGATCTACGTGCTGACCACCATCTCCGATACGTCGAAGCTGGTGCTCTCGCTCAACATCGTCTTCCTGCTGCTCTATCTCGCCTCGATGCTGCTGACCTATTCAGCAATGCGCAAACCGGCGAAGGCGATTTAG
- a CDS encoding GlxA family transcriptional regulator: MPNPTISPERPVTSDPVQGGRQFAFLLVDKFSMFSLAAAIDTFRSANRLLGRDFYGWTTVSADGDPVMASNGLPLKIDYAVADLPPVDILFVSVGLTTEFPGKSKVLAALRSWGRRGNALGALSVGSYLLAEAGQLDGYRCTIHWENRAGFMERFPDINCTGNVFEIDRKRYTCAGGTTSIDLMLEIVRGDFGSNLANGVANQFQHERIRSAGDRQRVGPERDLTGKSEKLRRIVELMADHLDEPLSAVQLAKSAGLSVRQVERLFLRHLNVTPGRYYMRLRLERARELLRQTNMPILDVAIATGFTSHSYFAQSYRLQFGRPPSEERRTTY, from the coding sequence TTGCCGAACCCCACCATTTCCCCGGAACGGCCGGTCACGAGTGATCCCGTTCAAGGTGGCCGGCAGTTCGCCTTCCTGCTGGTCGACAAGTTTTCCATGTTCTCGCTGGCCGCCGCCATCGACACCTTCCGTTCGGCGAACCGACTGCTCGGCCGCGATTTCTATGGTTGGACGACGGTGTCGGCCGATGGCGATCCGGTGATGGCGTCCAACGGTCTGCCGCTCAAGATCGACTATGCCGTCGCCGACCTGCCGCCGGTCGACATCCTCTTCGTCTCGGTCGGCCTGACGACGGAATTCCCCGGCAAGAGCAAGGTTCTGGCTGCTTTGCGCAGCTGGGGCCGGCGCGGCAACGCGCTCGGCGCTCTGTCGGTCGGATCCTACCTGCTGGCCGAGGCCGGCCAACTCGACGGCTACCGCTGCACCATCCATTGGGAAAACCGCGCCGGCTTCATGGAGCGCTTCCCCGACATCAATTGTACCGGCAATGTCTTCGAGATTGACCGCAAGCGCTACACTTGCGCCGGCGGCACCACCTCGATCGACCTGATGCTGGAGATCGTGCGCGGTGACTTCGGCTCCAACCTCGCCAATGGCGTCGCCAACCAGTTTCAGCACGAACGCATCCGCTCTGCCGGCGACCGCCAGCGCGTCGGGCCGGAACGCGACCTGACCGGCAAGTCTGAGAAGCTGAGGCGCATCGTCGAACTGATGGCCGACCATCTCGACGAGCCGCTGTCGGCGGTGCAGCTCGCCAAATCGGCCGGCCTTTCGGTGCGCCAGGTGGAGCGCCTGTTCCTGCGCCACCTCAACGTCACGCCTGGCCGCTATTACATGCGGTTGCGGTTGGAGCGGGCGCGCGAATTGCTGCGCCAGACCAACATGCCGATCCTCGACGTGGCGATCGCGACCGGCTTCACATCGCACTCCTATTTCGCCCAGAGCTACCGGCTGCAATTCGGCAGGCCGCCTTCGGAAGAGCGCCGCACGACCTATTGA
- a CDS encoding WecB/TagA/CpsF family glycosyltransferase: MNMHTARAAFGLDSLKTILGISVLAIRWDDAIVLLNRLIAERRFTKVSFLNAHNANIARTDPVFAEALDDFLILPDGIGVDLAAKILYGAPFPDNLNGTDFVPAFLQASTRPLTVGLLGATRVNAEAASVKLAALAVQHNFVVIHDGYFSAEQEPEIIGRIAALRPDMLLVAMGVPRQELWIARHIDERHCTMPVAVGALLDFLSGSVPRAPLWMRRLRLEWLFRLAVEPGRLWRRYVVGNPVFLWRVVKQRWSHGAETAGELR; this comes from the coding sequence ATGAACATGCACACCGCCCGCGCCGCGTTCGGGCTCGACAGCTTGAAGACGATCCTTGGCATCTCGGTGCTCGCCATCCGATGGGATGATGCGATCGTCCTGCTGAACCGCCTGATTGCCGAGCGTCGCTTCACCAAGGTCAGTTTTCTCAACGCCCACAATGCCAACATCGCCCGTACCGATCCTGTCTTCGCCGAGGCGCTCGACGATTTCCTCATCCTGCCGGACGGCATCGGCGTCGATCTCGCCGCCAAGATTCTCTATGGCGCGCCATTTCCGGACAATCTCAACGGCACCGATTTCGTGCCGGCCTTCCTGCAGGCCTCGACGCGGCCGCTGACCGTCGGGCTGCTCGGCGCGACGCGTGTCAACGCCGAGGCGGCATCGGTCAAGCTGGCCGCCCTTGCCGTGCAGCACAATTTCGTGGTCATTCATGACGGCTATTTCTCCGCCGAACAGGAGCCGGAGATTATCGGCAGGATCGCGGCGCTCCGGCCGGATATGCTGCTGGTCGCCATGGGCGTGCCGCGCCAGGAACTGTGGATCGCGCGCCACATCGACGAACGCCACTGCACCATGCCGGTCGCGGTCGGCGCGCTGCTCGATTTCCTGAGCGGCTCGGTGCCGCGCGCGCCGCTATGGATGCGCCGCCTGCGCCTGGAATGGCTGTTCCGGCTGGCGGTCGAACCGGGCCGGCTCTGGCGCCGCTATGTGGTCGGCAATCCGGTCTTCCTGTGGCGGGTCGTCAAGCAGCGATGGTCGCATGGCGCCGAAACGGCCGGAGAGCTCCGTTGA
- the folD gene encoding bifunctional methylenetetrahydrofolate dehydrogenase/methenyltetrahydrofolate cyclohydrolase FolD, with protein sequence MAEVIDGKSVAEDVVRTVKTLTAELVAKGKAKPGLAVVIVGEDPASQVYVASKSRTAKECGFHSLQHTLPADTSEEALLKIIGDLNTDPAINGILVQLPLPAHVDAGKIIQAIAPEKDVDGFHFINVGKLGTGELDTAFVPCTPAGSMLLIERVHGKDLSGLAVVVVGRSNIVGKPIANLLLAANCTVTIAHSRTRDLPALARTADILVAAVGRPEMIKGDWVKPGATVIDVGINRIPAPEKGEGKSRLVGDVAFAEVAKVAGAITPVPGGVGPMTIAMLMANTLASAYLAAGLKRPSF encoded by the coding sequence ATGGCCGAAGTGATTGACGGAAAGAGCGTTGCCGAGGATGTGGTGCGGACGGTCAAGACGCTGACTGCCGAGCTGGTCGCCAAGGGCAAGGCCAAGCCCGGTCTCGCCGTCGTCATCGTCGGCGAGGACCCGGCGAGCCAGGTCTATGTCGCTTCCAAGTCGCGCACCGCCAAGGAATGCGGCTTTCATTCGCTCCAGCACACGCTGCCGGCCGACACCTCCGAGGAGGCGCTGCTCAAGATCATCGGCGACCTCAATACCGATCCGGCCATCAACGGCATCCTGGTGCAGCTGCCGCTGCCCGCCCATGTCGATGCCGGCAAGATTATCCAGGCCATCGCGCCGGAGAAGGATGTCGACGGCTTCCATTTCATCAATGTCGGCAAGCTCGGCACCGGCGAACTCGACACGGCCTTTGTTCCCTGCACGCCCGCCGGCTCGATGCTGCTGATCGAGCGCGTGCACGGCAAGGACCTGTCCGGCCTCGCCGTGGTCGTTGTCGGCCGCTCCAACATCGTCGGCAAGCCGATAGCCAATCTGCTGCTTGCCGCCAACTGCACCGTTACCATCGCCCACAGCCGCACCAGGGACCTGCCGGCGCTTGCCCGCACGGCCGACATCCTGGTCGCCGCCGTCGGCCGGCCGGAGATGATCAAGGGGGATTGGGTGAAGCCCGGCGCCACCGTCATTGATGTCGGCATCAACCGCATTCCCGCACCCGAGAAGGGCGAGGGCAAGTCGCGCCTCGTCGGCGATGTCGCCTTTGCCGAGGTGGCCAAGGTCGCCGGCGCCATCACGCCGGTGCCTGGCGGTGTCGGGCCGATGACCATTGCCATGCTGATGGCCAATACGTTAGCTTCCGCCTACCTTGCGGCCGGATTGAAGCGGCCCTCCTTCTGA